In Deltaproteobacteria bacterium, one genomic interval encodes:
- a CDS encoding molybdopterin-dependent oxidoreductase codes for MKMTADSVCPLDCPDTCSLSVTLEDGRITAIDGSGRNPLTDGFICAKVRRYHERVYSPLRLLYPQRRVGAKGEGRFTRISWDEAIALIAERFKHIVAEDGAEAILPYHYGGSNGVFGDNGADARFFNRLGASELLKTLCAAPTGAVYRAMYGNMGGVPPEDYRLARCIILWGVNPSATSIHLVPHLNAARRAGAFVAVIDPRRTPPARRADLHLPLLPGTDAVLALALINELVRSHRVDRAFIDQHVNGFEELARAAAAYPLARAAEICQVPEQDIAALADAFSAASPAVIRCGWGVERTRNAGNAVRAIFALPAVAGKFGVRGGGLTMSLSRPYPVNGAALARADLRPHPVREINMSQLGRVLTEPLAPPVRALFVYNANPVAMTPNQNLVVRGLQREDLFTVVHEQVLTDTARFADVLLPATTVFETSELHKSYGHFYLQYSSPVIAPVGESLSNPELFARLACAMGFEEPACRATTDELLAAAMDFDHSRIGGMSTEQLRREKVAALHFNQGTELVQFATTHPTTPSGKIELCPPELGPPAYAPLPATHPLICISPATDKTINSTFGEFNLPAGKLTMHPADAQLRGLGNGDRVRVFNDLGEVQVTLIVSHEVRPGVVSLPKGLWCASTFNGATAAALAPDHVTDIAGGGCYNDARVEVAAVG; via the coding sequence ATGAAGATGACTGCCGATTCGGTCTGCCCACTTGATTGCCCCGACACGTGCAGCTTGTCCGTCACGCTGGAGGACGGGCGCATAACCGCCATCGACGGCTCCGGGCGCAATCCGCTGACGGACGGCTTCATTTGCGCCAAAGTGCGGCGCTATCACGAGCGGGTATACTCACCCTTGCGGCTGCTCTATCCCCAGCGCCGCGTCGGAGCCAAAGGCGAGGGCCGTTTTACCCGCATCAGCTGGGACGAGGCGATCGCGCTGATTGCCGAGCGCTTCAAGCACATCGTCGCCGAAGACGGCGCAGAGGCGATCCTACCCTACCACTACGGCGGCTCGAACGGCGTCTTCGGCGACAACGGCGCCGACGCGCGCTTCTTCAACCGCTTGGGGGCCTCGGAATTACTCAAGACACTGTGCGCGGCCCCGACCGGCGCGGTCTATCGCGCCATGTACGGCAACATGGGTGGGGTACCGCCCGAAGACTATCGCCTGGCCCGCTGCATCATCCTATGGGGCGTGAACCCGTCCGCCACCAGCATTCACCTCGTGCCGCATCTCAACGCCGCGCGCCGGGCCGGGGCCTTCGTGGCCGTGATCGATCCGCGGCGTACACCGCCGGCGCGCCGCGCCGACCTGCACCTGCCGCTGCTGCCGGGTACCGATGCCGTGCTGGCGCTGGCATTGATCAACGAGTTGGTTCGCAGCCACCGCGTAGATCGCGCCTTCATCGACCAGCACGTCAACGGCTTCGAGGAGTTGGCGCGCGCCGCGGCGGCGTACCCACTGGCGCGCGCTGCGGAGATCTGCCAGGTGCCGGAGCAAGATATCGCCGCCCTGGCCGACGCCTTCAGCGCTGCCTCCCCGGCCGTGATCCGTTGCGGTTGGGGAGTCGAGCGCACCCGTAACGCCGGCAACGCCGTGCGCGCGATCTTCGCTCTGCCGGCAGTTGCCGGTAAGTTCGGCGTGCGCGGCGGTGGCCTCACTATGAGCCTCAGCCGCCCCTACCCCGTCAACGGCGCCGCGCTGGCCCGCGCGGATTTGCGTCCTCACCCGGTGCGCGAAATCAACATGTCGCAGCTCGGCCGCGTACTGACCGAGCCGCTGGCACCGCCGGTGCGCGCGCTGTTCGTCTACAACGCCAACCCGGTGGCGATGACGCCGAATCAGAATCTGGTCGTGCGCGGCCTACAGCGCGAAGATCTGTTCACGGTGGTGCACGAACAGGTGCTGACCGATACCGCGCGCTTTGCCGACGTGCTGCTGCCCGCCACCACCGTCTTCGAGACCAGCGAGCTGCACAAGTCCTACGGCCATTTTTACCTGCAGTACTCCTCTCCCGTCATCGCGCCGGTGGGCGAGTCGCTCAGTAACCCCGAGCTGTTCGCGCGCTTGGCGTGCGCGATGGGCTTCGAGGAACCCGCCTGCCGGGCAACCACCGACGAGCTGCTGGCAGCTGCCATGGACTTCGATCACAGCCGCATCGGCGGCATGAGCACGGAGCAGCTGCGGCGCGAGAAAGTCGCCGCGCTCCACTTCAATCAGGGCACCGAGCTGGTCCAGTTCGCCACCACCCACCCGACCACGCCGAGCGGCAAGATCGAGCTGTGTCCGCCCGAGCTGGGCCCACCGGCCTATGCCCCGTTGCCCGCGACCCATCCGCTGATATGCATCAGTCCGGCGACGGATAAGACCATCAACTCGACGTTTGGTGAATTCAATCTACCGGCCGGCAAGCTGACCATGCATCCGGCCGACGCCCAGCTTCGCGGCCTCGGTAATGGCGATCGGGTACGAGTGTTCAACGATCTCGGCGAGGTGCAAGTGACGCTGATCGTAAGCCACGAGGTGCGCCCCGGCGTGGTCAGCCTGCCCAAGGGGCTGTGGTGTGCTAGCACCTTCAACGGCGCCACCGCCGCGGCGCTGGCGCCGGACCACGTCACCGACATCGCCGGCGGCGGCTGTTACAACGACGCCCGCGTCGAGGTCGCCGCCGTGGGTTGA
- a CDS encoding nitrite/sulfite reductase has product MKPTDADLRAALRGHGERVSRYRQGLLTGDEFRPIRLSYGLYYQLDHTSHMQRIKLPGGLLTAAQAECIAALTDDYGRGVAHVTTRQDIQIHWVELANIMDMYERLHSAGITTRGACSDSVRNITGCIHAGTWPSEPFDVTPYLLALHDYFLFNPLNLTLPRKFKIGVSGCESDCVQARVNDIAYFPHLRDGQPGFSIYAGGGLAAQPYLAQPLWDFVPVADTLLVAETLVRMHHRYGERKNRHKARLKYVVRRWGVERFAEEARREYERVSAQLGEALRAELADTVAGARQPEPLNAPAPLPPCDDPELAHWLRTNAYAQKQAGYYGVMVQLPLGDATTEQLRGLAALAREHGNGVLRTTNDQNFLIPWVPGNRIAAVHQGLRALRLAAADALHITDVTACPGADFCSLAMSRSMGLASQIRRHLEASNGEVERLGVFRIKISGCPNSCGQHHIGDIGLTGMTLKGDEGNDQPHYSILVGGSVGEDTAAIGQRLTGRFPASEAPKVVAALAACYQRERSPGERFPDFVRRVGLNRVNDVARAAAAVVH; this is encoded by the coding sequence ATGAAACCAACTGACGCAGACTTGCGCGCCGCCTTGCGGGGACATGGCGAGCGCGTGTCCCGCTATCGCCAAGGTCTGCTGACCGGCGATGAGTTCCGGCCGATCCGCTTGAGCTACGGCCTGTACTACCAGCTCGACCACACCAGCCACATGCAGCGCATCAAGCTGCCCGGCGGCCTACTCACCGCGGCCCAGGCCGAGTGCATCGCCGCCCTCACCGACGACTACGGCCGCGGCGTGGCCCACGTCACCACCCGGCAGGACATCCAGATTCACTGGGTCGAGCTGGCCAACATCATGGACATGTACGAGCGGCTGCACAGCGCCGGCATCACCACGCGCGGCGCCTGCTCCGATAGCGTGCGCAACATCACCGGCTGCATCCATGCCGGCACCTGGCCGAGCGAGCCGTTCGATGTCACGCCGTATTTGCTGGCGCTGCACGATTACTTCCTCTTCAACCCGCTCAATCTGACGTTGCCGCGCAAGTTCAAGATCGGCGTCTCGGGTTGCGAGTCGGACTGTGTGCAGGCGCGGGTGAATGACATCGCCTACTTCCCCCACCTGCGCGACGGCCAGCCGGGTTTCTCGATCTATGCCGGTGGCGGCCTGGCGGCGCAGCCCTACCTGGCGCAGCCGCTGTGGGACTTCGTGCCGGTGGCGGACACGTTGCTGGTGGCCGAAACCCTGGTGCGGATGCACCACCGTTACGGCGAGCGCAAGAACCGGCACAAGGCCCGGCTGAAGTACGTGGTGCGGCGGTGGGGCGTTGAGCGATTCGCCGAGGAGGCTCGCCGCGAGTACGAGCGCGTCTCCGCCCAATTGGGCGAAGCGCTGCGGGCCGAGCTGGCGGACACCGTGGCCGGTGCGCGCCAGCCCGAGCCGCTCAATGCGCCGGCGCCGCTGCCGCCGTGCGATGATCCGGAGTTAGCCCACTGGCTGCGGACCAACGCCTACGCGCAGAAGCAAGCCGGGTACTATGGAGTGATGGTGCAGCTGCCGCTGGGCGATGCCACCACGGAGCAGCTACGCGGGCTTGCCGCCCTGGCGCGTGAGCACGGCAACGGCGTGCTGCGCACCACCAACGACCAGAATTTCCTGATCCCTTGGGTGCCGGGCAACCGCATCGCGGCGGTGCACCAGGGCTTGCGGGCGCTGCGGTTGGCTGCCGCCGACGCTTTGCACATAACCGACGTGACCGCCTGTCCGGGCGCGGATTTTTGCAGTCTGGCGATGAGCCGATCGATGGGGCTGGCCAGCCAGATCCGGCGCCATCTCGAAGCCAGCAATGGTGAGGTGGAACGGCTCGGGGTCTTCCGCATCAAGATCAGCGGCTGCCCCAACTCTTGCGGCCAGCATCATATCGGCGACATCGGCCTCACCGGCATGACGCTCAAGGGCGACGAGGGCAACGACCAGCCGCATTATTCGATTCTCGTCGGTGGTAGCGTCGGCGAGGACACTGCCGCCATCGGGCAGCGCCTGACCGGGCGCTTCCCCGCCAGCGAGGCCCCCAAGGTGGTAGCGGCACTGGCGGCCTGCTACCAGCGCGAGCGCAGCCCGGGAGAGCGCTTCCCGGATTTCGTGCGGCGGGTCGGTCTGAACCGCGTCAACGACGTCGCGCGCGCCGCCGCCGCCGTGGTGCACTGA